The Vagococcus penaei genome includes the window GGATGAGATGAAACATTATCAGGTAACGGAGAGTATTTTAGCTAATGGGGTACCTACTGAGTCTTTTATTCAGTTATGGGAGCATTTGGCATGTTATTCAGAAAAATTATATCAAGAGTCATTAAAAATGATTCCTGACATTAACTCTGATTGCCAGTTATCGCTTCTTACAGCTCTTTTTTTCTATCAAGAGCAATTAAATGCTATCCGCCAAAATCATTATGCCGTTTTTGAGCAAAAAATAGGGTAAGTACGACGAAAAAAATTCAATTAGTTACTAGAGCAAAAAAATATATAAAGATGCACAATTTATAAAATAAACGTTATTAATCTATCTTGAATATTTTTGTGAAGAAACAGAAAAAAGGGTTCTGTTGCAAAGTTTAAAATGAAAAAAGTATTTTACTTAATTGTTTCAACACTATGCTGGAATTCCTAATAATTGATTGATTTCATGAATCACTGAAAAGCCAAAGAGATTTCCGTCTTTTCGGCTTTTTTGTATAGAGAATGTATCGATTCAATACCTTTAATCGTAGTTGAGGCGGTCCTTATGGACTGATATAGCTTGTGTCTTTTCTTTACTGGACGATGATCAGTTTCAATAATATTATTCAAATATTTACTCGTTCGATGTTCTGTCTTGGTAAATAAATTTTCTGATTTAAGTCGATTAAACGCACAGCTTAATGAGGGAGATTTGTCCGTTATAAGAGCTCTCGGTTCTCCAACCTATTTAATTAATCGCTTAAAGAAAGAGTAAGTAGATTGACTATCATGATTTTTTCACAGCCACATATCTAAAGTTAGTCCTGAAGAATATATCGTACGGTATAAATAATGCCACGTTCCTTTGACTTTAATATAGGTTTCATCCATTCTCCAAGAATCACCAACAAATTTATTTCTTTTCTTCCATAAGTAAAACAATATATGATACTATTTAGGTATAAATTGAAGTATAAAAAATGATTGAAATGAGGAATAGCAAATGATTTTTGGCGCAATTGAAGCGGGTGGAACTAAGTTTGTTTGTGCAGTAAGTGATGAGAATTTACAAATTTTGGAACGCTCCAGTATACCGACAACGACACCAGAAAAAACTATGACGAAAGTAATTGAGTTCTTTTCTAAATATGATGTTGATGCCATTGGGATTGGGTCATTTGGCCCAATCGATGTTAATCCAACGTCAGCTACTTATGGCTATATTACTAAAACACCGAAAGTCGCTTGGCAAAATTATCCATTTTTAGCTGAGATGAAGAAACATTTTGATGTTCCTTATGGTTGGACAACTGATGTAAATGCTGCGGCCTATGGTGAAATTAAAAAAGGCGTTGCCTTTGGTAGTAATAGTTGTATCTATATTACTGTTGGGACAGGAATTGGTGCTGGAATTGTTGTAGATAATCAAGTGATTCATGGTTTTGGACATCCAGAGGCAGGTCATATTTTAGTTAGACGTCATTCAGATGACCAGTTTGAAGGCAATTGCCCTTTTCATCATGACTGTTTAGAAGGGATGGCTGCAGGTCCTGCAATTGAAAAACGTTTTGAAAAAAAAGCTCAAGAGTTAGGCGAAGACCATAAAGCATGGGAATTGGAGGCTTATTATTTAGCGCAAGCGTTGGTTAACTATACACTAACCGTTTCACCAGATAAAATTATTTTTGGTGGTGGCGTAATGAAACAAACACAACTCTTCCCTTTGATTTATCAAGAATTTGATCGATTAATGAATGACTATGTGGAGACACCATTATTAGAGGAATACATTGTTCCTTGTCAATTAGGTGATAATGCCGGTATTACAGGGTGTTTATTATTAGCGATTGACGCTTTAGAGAAAAAACTACAAAATTAAGCATAAAAGTAGCTTAAATAATGACTTACTAGGTATAATTAACTTAGTAAGTTTTTTTGTTATGAAAAATGTGAAAAGATGAAAAAATTCTATGAAGGCATTACAAGTACTTTCACCTTTTTGTGTTTTGTATTATAATGTAGCTAGTTGTGATTATGATAACAAAGGAGAGGTAAGAATGATTGACGCACAAAAAATCGAACGAATGAAACATGGTAAAGGGTTTATTGCAGCACTCGACCAAAGTGGTGGAAGCACACCAAAAGCCTTGAAGGCATATGGTATTCCGGAAAATACTTATCAAACTGAAGAAGAAATGTTTGACATTGTGCATGATATGCGCAAACGTGTAATCACAAGTCCCCAGTTTACCTCAGAGCATATTATAGGTGCCATTATTTTTGAAGGGACAATGAAACGAAAAGTCGGTGAATTATACACAGCAGACTATTTATGGGATAAAAAACATATTTTACCATTTTTAAAAATTGATAAAGGTTTAGCATTAGAAAATGACGGCGTTCAGTTGATGAAAGATATTCCGAATTTGGATGATATTTTAGCTGAAGCGAATAATTATCATATTTTTGGAACGAAACAACGCTCATTTATTTCTAAAGCAAATGAACATGGCATTAAAGATGTAGTCGACCAACAGATTACTTTAGCTAAAAAAGTATTTGCTGCTAATTTAATTCCAACACTTGAACCAGAAATTGATATTCATAGCCCGCAAAAAGGTGAAGCAGAAGTCATTCTTAAAAAGTATCTTTTAGAAGAACTAGATAAATTAGACGATAATACTCTAGTTATGGTGAAATTAAGTTTACCAAATGTTCCTGATTTTTATAAAGAATTAATTGATCATCCAAAAGTTTTACGTGTATTAGCTTTGTCTGGTGGCTATAAACGATCTGAAGCAGATAAAAAATTAGCTCAAAATCATGGCATGATTGCTAGTTTTTCACGTGCTTTATTAGAGGATTTGACGTACCAAGAGACTGATTTTGAATTTGAGACTAATTTACGTTTTGAAATACAAGAAATTTATGGAGCGTCAGTTGCTGAAGATTAATTAATAGTGAGAGATTACAAAGTCGCCATTAGGTAGGAGACTTTGTAATCTTTTCTTTGTCATTATGATGAAAAATTTGATACATTATATCTATTAAAGCGTAGTGTTCTATTGATGTTACTAGATGTAATAGAATAGAATATTATGGGGTAAAGGATGCGAACAGTAGATGGTAAAAACTTTAGTTATTGTCGGACATCCCAATGCGGATAATTCCGGCATGCAACAATTTTTTAAAGAGAGTGTACAAAATTTTTTTGATGTCACTTATTACTATGTGGAACCTGAATTGACTAGTGAGTCGATTATAGAAGCACGACAATTACTTGCTACACATCAGCGAATTGTTTTTCAATTTCCAGTTTATTGGTATAGTATGCCTGGACAGTTAAAAATTTGGTTGGATGAGGTGCTAGAAACTCAGGCTAGCCAAACTAGTTTATCAGGAAAAGAGTTAGGTTTAGTTGTTAATTTTGGTGTGGCGGAAAAGGGGTTTCAAGCGGGTGCAAAAGAGCGCTTTACAGTGTCGGAGTTATTTCGTCCTTTTGAAGCAATGACACATAAACTTGGTATGACGTATTTACCGATTTTAAGCATCTTCCAATTTTATTATTTAACCGAGTTGGAACAACAAAAGTTAGCTGTTCGGTATCAAGAATACCTGACAAAAGAAAATAATACGTCATTCTTAACAAAGGAACGTTGGATGCTTGAGCGACTAAATTACTTTCTGACAAAAGAAACGCATAGTGAACGATACCAGAAAATACAAATTGTTTTAGACCAAATGAATGAGAATCGTGACTTACTAACTTCACTAGAAGAGTCTTTAGATTGGTTAAAAGAAGGTGAGTAGATGGAAGAAAAAGATTGGCTATTAGGTGAAGTCGATGATTTGATTACTAGTAGTCGTTCCTATATTGAAAAAGCGACTTTTTTAGAGTTAAAAGAAATTATTATTGAGCAATATCAGCGTATTGAGCAAGCTAATGCAGAATTGGATGGAACTTTGTGGAGTCCAAAAAATTGGTAATCTTCCCTGTTTTTTTAGATTAAATATAGTATACTGAAGTGTAATGAGAAAAAAGTGATAGGTGGAAATATGAACATGAAAAGAAACATGTTACTCATCATTATGAGTTTGCTTTTTTTGACAGCTTGTACAAATCAAAAGCAAGCTAATCAATCCACGACGGATACTTCGATGAAAACAGCAGAAAGTGCTGCTAGAGAGACCACATCAATTAAAAAAAGACAGTACGTTGTCAATAATATGCTAATTGGACAATCTAAAATCAGTTTTAATAATCAAGACTTTGCTCAATTATCAGATGGGAAATTTACCAAATCAGTTCTTTGGGGGACTTTTCGTAGTGATAAATATCCTAATATTAGCTTGCAATTAAATGCTGCTGATAAAGAGCAAAAAATTTACGGGGATATTAACGGCTATGAGTTAGAAGATATTGATTGGGATGTTGCTTCTCCAGTACAGTATGTTAATGTTATGGAAGAAGCCCTGCAGTTTTCTAAAGACAAAAAAGCCTTACTTTATAAGGCGAGAACGGGTGATATCATCTTTTCAGTTGCTTTTTTTAGTGATAGTGAATTGACTAGTCAAGAAATCCTAGCCCTAAAAAAAATCTCAAAAAGTATTAGTATTGAATATGTGGGTGATACCTTAACAGAATAAACACAGCAAGCAAATTGTCTAATAACATTTTGCTTGCTGTGTTTATTTTATTTGTGACAGAGAAAGATAAATTATGTTATCTTTTGTCACATGACTGTTACTTTGTAGTAATAAAACTACTTTATGATGGTAAAGGAGTTTGTTTACAAATTAGAAAGGAATTAACGCTATGGGAATTCAGTTGAAAGATATGTCAAAATCAGTTGATGGTTTACTGGTTTTAAATGACATTAACCTCACGCTAAAAGACCAAACTATTTACGGATTAATTGGTCAAAATAATTCTGGCAAAACAACATTGCTTAGAGTACTAGCAAATCTAAGGTATCCTTCTGAGGGATATGTTGAAATTGATAGTGAAGATATTTTTGAACAACCGAAAGTTATGTCAAAAGTTTATTTTCAATCACAGGATGCTATTTATCCGAAACATGCAACTTTAAAAAAAATTATGAAATGGATGAATGATTTTTATGCTTCCTTTCAAATCGATAGCTGTCGTGCCTTGCTATTTAAATATGCTCTAAAAGATACACAACGTTTTGCTCAGCTCTCTATCCAAGAGCAGATGATTTTTAGATGTTGTTTAGCTTGTAGTATTGACACAGACTATCTATTACTTGACGACCCTACATTTGCTTTGGACCCAAGTACCCAAAATGCTTTGTTTCAGGACATACTTGCTAGTTATCAAAGATACCCTAAAACAATTGTGCTATCGACGCATTCAATTATTGAGATTGAACGTTTAGTAGACCGTATTATTATCATTGAAGATGGCCAGGTTATCGTTGAAGATGCGGTTAAGGAATTAACTGATCATGTCTACGTAGTGGAAGGAACCGAACGCGAGATGCGTGATTTTTTAAAACAACGCAATGTTTTAGGACAAGACTATCTAAATGGCAATATTCGTGCGTATACTCGTTTAACCACTGAAGAATTGACTAAAGCAACCCATTTATCAGTGAAATCAATGAACTTACAAGAACTATTTATTCAATTGACACGTAACCCGTTCCAAGAAAGTGGGGTTAGCCTTTAATGAGAAAAAAATTTAGTGTTTTATCTCAAACGCTTGTTTATTACCTTAAAATATTTGTTTTATTTTTAGGATTATTTGTTTTGGGGTATGGTTTATCATATATATCAAAAACAAGGCTATCTATTGAGTGGGAAATGCCCAATATCACTTATTGCCTCTATATTTATTTAATTATCTTAACGTGGCTATTCGTGATGCGACAAGTAACGTTTTATAGTTATCATTCTATTTCAAGAGGTACGATTATCAAGCAAATTATAAGTGCCCAAATTATCAGTTCATTGATTTTTAGTCTAAGTTTTTTTGCTTTGACTGAAGCAGTCCAGTGGTTAAAACTATCTGCTTACATCAATTTAGGTAGTGATAGTCACAGTATTTATGTCACACCTTTAAGTTTAGGGCCAATTGTTAGTCCGATCTTAGTCGGTTTATTGTTAATGGAGTGCTTATTTTTAGCGATGCTGTTTGCTAATACTTTAGCCATTATTGGATATTCTTGGAAATTTAAAAAATTAATCATTGTTCTAAGTATTTTATTAGGACTTATCATTCTTATATTAGTAAGTGTTCCATATTGGCCAGCAATGATGAAATCATATGTCTTGTTTATTATTAGTCTAATTGTAGGGACAGGACAAAATATGGTGCCAGCAGTAGTCATTCCGTTTGGGTTAATGTTTTTAATTATCCTTGGTTTGATTATCTATAATTTACATGCTATCAAAAAAATTCAAATTAATAAAATGGCTATTTTTTAGTTTATCACCCAGCAGTATTGAGTTGATTCTCAATACTGCTTTTTTATGTAAAAAGACTAACAGACTATCATAGTTGATAAATGATTGTGTTAAACTAAGTAATGGGGTTTCGAAAAAAAATATGCTAATATAGAAACTAAATTAAGATAAAGGTTGACGTTTATGACAAAAAAAATTCACTTTATTCATACAAATGACATTCATTCACATTTTGAGAGATGGCCTAAAATTAGACGAATGATTCAAGAACAAAAAATTGCCGCAAAAAGTAGTGGAATCGATTGCATTACAGTCGATGTTGGCGATTTTATGGATCGCAACCATCCATTGACTGAATCGACACATGGTCGAGCCAATGTTCGCCTAATGAATCAAGCACATTACGATGCCGTAACTATTGGTAACAATGAAGGAATTACTAATAGTTATCAGCAACTTAATGCATTATATGATAGAAAGAACTTTCCGGTTATTTTAAGTAATTTGCTAGACTCAAAATCATTAGTGACACCCAAATGGGCTGAAAGTTACCGTATTATCACAACTGAGAGTGGCTTACGCATAGGTTTAATTGGTTTGACTGCACCAATGGAGCTAACTTATCAGACATATGGTTGGACCTTAGTAGATATTAAAGACGTTTTAGATTCGCTACTACCATTATTGCGGCCGCAAGTGGATTGTTTAATTTTGTTATCGCATCTTGGTTTGCCCGATGACAAGTTAATTGCTGAAAACTATCCGATGATTGATATTATTTTTGGATCACATACGCATCATTTACTAGAAAATGGTTTGATTTGGAATGATGTCATGTTAGTTGCAGCAGGTCGCTTTGGTGAATATGTTGGTTTAGTTGAAGTAACGTATCCCGATTCTAATAAACAAGAGATAAGTGCTGTAACCTACTGTGTAGATGATTTGCCTAATGTCGCATCCGATTTAGAAGAAGTTGAGATGTTACAGCAGTTGGGTATAGATAATCTAACCAATCAAGTCATAACACAGTTACCTAAGACGCTATATCGGGAAAATACATTAATCGATTGTACATTAAAAGCAATGAAAGAGGCTGGAAATTCATCAATTGCCTTGATTAATTCTGGTTTGTTTTTAAAAGATTTAAAAAAAGGGCCAGTAACAGCATTAGATTTACATCAATGCTTACCACATCCGATGAATTTAATTAGTGTTCGCTTGATGGGATCAGATTTAATACGATTAATGAAAGAAATTGAGAAAAATAGAGCCTTTCTTCGTAATTTTCCAATTATTGGACTGAAATTTCGTGGTAAGGTTTTTGGAGAAATGTGTTATGATGGAATTAACTATGACCATGTATCTAAACAAGTTACCCATGAAGGCAAACAGATTCAATTAGATAAAGTGTATCAGCTAGTAACAGTTGATCACATCATGTTTGTCCCATTTTTTCCGACAATTGAAATCGCGGGAAATGTCAAATTAATTGGTTCTGACTTTTTAAGAAATGTTTTAGGGGACTATTTAAGTCGAGTGAATAGTTTAAAGAAAAAAGATGATTTGGGGTGATGACAAAATGAATGATAAAAAAAATAGTGATAAAGAGTTAGAAAAAGACGCTATTATTGAAGAGTTGACAGCTAGTGAGCAAAAGCGCCAAGCGCTATTAGCGTCTTTTTCACCAGATTCATTTTCTTTAGGAAAAGGGACTTATCGGTTAGTTTATGATTATCGAGAAGGATTTGATTATGAAAAATTATTAGATCGTTACCAAGAAATTTTAGAAAAATATGATTACATTGTAGGAGATTGGGGTTATGATCAGTTACGTTTAAAAGGATTCTTTAAAGATGATTTTAAAAATGCCGCTATTGATGCTAAAATTAGTCATTTATCTGATTATCTTTATGAGTACTGTAATTTTGGGTGTGCTTATTTTGTGATTGAACAGATTGGAGAGTTTCAGCGAAAAGGGCGTGATACATCTAGTACGCATAATCAGAAAAAAAATAAAAAAAATCCACGTGCTCCTAAAAATAGTAAGGATGTCAAACGCAAAGATAATTTTAAGAGACGTGATCGACAAGATGTGAAACACACAGCTGAAAAGAAACAAGCACCTACTAAAAAAAATTCGCAACAACCAAATAATAAAAAGCGAACATTTAAAATGCGTCAAAAAGAAAGGGATTAACCATGTCATACAAAGGCTATTTAATTGATTTAGATGGAACAATATATTTAGGTGAAAAACCAATATCTGCTGGAAAACGTTTTGTTGAAAAGCTTCAGCAAAAAGAGTTGCCTTTTTTATTTGTAACAAACAATACCACGCGGACACCGGTTCAAATTAAAGAAAAATTAGCAAAGGTTTGCGATATTCATGTATCAGCAGATACTATCTATACAGCAAGTTTGGCAACTGTTGATTATATGCATGAACAAGGATTGGGGAATAAAGTTTACATTATTGGTGAAACAGGGCTACATGAAGCTATAAATCATGCTGGATTTATTATTGAAGAAAAAGTGCCAGATTATGTTGTTGTTGGATTAGATACGGAAATTAATTATGAAAAATTTGTTACGGCAACATTAGCTATCCAAAATGGCGCTCATTTTATTGGTACAAATCCTGATAAAAACATTCCAACACATCGTGGTTTATTACCTGGTGCAGGTTCATTTATTTCTCTTTTAGAAACGGCCACTCAACAGCAAGCGATTTTGATTGGTAAACCACAATCAATTATTATGGAGTCTGCCTTACGGGTTATGGGTTTGAATAAAGAAGATGTTATTATGGTTGGTGATAATTATGAAACGGATATTAAAGCAGGTATAAATAATGGTATTGATAGCCTGTTAGTTTTAACTGGATTTACAAAGAAAAAACATGTACCAGATTTAGCAAGCCCTCCGACACATATTTTGAATTCATTAGATGATTGGAGATTTTAATTGTCTCGCTGGTTCCAACGGTTAAGTGTTGGATGTTTATTGCTTAGCCTAATTACTCTCTCGGTAGCATTGACGATTAATTCTAAATGGTTATTTTCTTTAGATATTCGTTATTTAGACATCGTAGATAGTGTCGGACTATCTAAAGATACATTGATGCATAATTATAATGTCTTATTAGATTATTTGAATTATTTTTGGGTAAAACAATTAAATCTACCGGATTTTTCAAGTTCTACTTCTGGCTTACTACATTTTTGGGATGTAAAAAAATTATTTCAGTTCAATTACGCTATTTTGTTGATAACGATATTTCCTAGTATCTTTTTTCTGAAAAAATACTATAAAAGTAAAACAATGTGGTTACTAATAAAACCATTAAGTTGGTTTTTAGCAATTTTACTTAGCTTAATTGTTTTAATGATTATTGCTTTTGATCAATTTTTTGTCTTTTTCCATGAAATATTTTTTACTAATGATGACTGGCTCTTTGATCCAATAACAGATCCTATTATTACAATGTTGCCACAGGAGTTCTTCTTGCATTGCTTTATATTGTTTTTCATTTTATTGATTTTTATGATTTTAGGATTGATTTTATTAGGTAAATACCAGTTAAAAGAATTATTAAAAAAGAGCTAAATCCTTGTATTACAAGTTTTTCAGCTCTTTTTTTTAATTAATTTTCAATTAATATAATAATTTTAAAACAAATTAAAAAAGTACTTGCATTTAATTTGAATTGTTGATATATTATTACATGTCGCTACGACATATCATTTTAAAAAAACAACAACGTAAAAATAAATTTTGAAAAGTTGTTGACAAAGCTTTACAAAATTGATATGATATAAAAGTTGTTACGACAACAAACATTAAAAAGTTTAGACCTTTGAAAACTGAACAAAGTAAGACAAACCAAATGTGTAGGGCGTTTTTACAATAGTAAAAACAAACCATATTTAAAGTGAATAGAAACATTCGCTAGCAAAATTTTTAAATGAGCTAAACATCGTAAGATGTTATCATACTTTTATTGAGAGTTTGATCCTGGCTCAGGACGAACGCTGGCGGCGTGCCTAATACATGCAAGTCGAACGCACTTGTCTCACCGGAGCTTGCTCCACCGAGACAAGTGAGTGGCGGACGGGTGAGTAACACGTGGGCAACCTGCCCATCAGAGGGGGATAACACTTGGAAACAGGTGCTAATACCGCATAATTCCTATTGCCGCATGGCGACAGGATAAAAGACGCTTCGGTGTCACTGGTGGATGGGCCCGCGGTGCATTAGTTAGTTGGTGGGGTAACGGCCTACCAAGACCATGATGCATAGCCGACCTGAGAGGGTGATCGGCCACACTGGGACTGAGACACGGCCCAGACTCCTACGGGAGGCAGCAGTAGGGAATCTTCGGCAATGGACGAAAGTCTGACCGAGCAACGCCGCGTGAGTGAAG containing:
- a CDS encoding ROK family protein; the protein is MIFGAIEAGGTKFVCAVSDENLQILERSSIPTTTPEKTMTKVIEFFSKYDVDAIGIGSFGPIDVNPTSATYGYITKTPKVAWQNYPFLAEMKKHFDVPYGWTTDVNAAAYGEIKKGVAFGSNSCIYITVGTGIGAGIVVDNQVIHGFGHPEAGHILVRRHSDDQFEGNCPFHHDCLEGMAAGPAIEKRFEKKAQELGEDHKAWELEAYYLAQALVNYTLTVSPDKIIFGGGVMKQTQLFPLIYQEFDRLMNDYVETPLLEEYIVPCQLGDNAGITGCLLLAIDALEKKLQN
- a CDS encoding fructose bisphosphate aldolase, coding for MIDAQKIERMKHGKGFIAALDQSGGSTPKALKAYGIPENTYQTEEEMFDIVHDMRKRVITSPQFTSEHIIGAIIFEGTMKRKVGELYTADYLWDKKHILPFLKIDKGLALENDGVQLMKDIPNLDDILAEANNYHIFGTKQRSFISKANEHGIKDVVDQQITLAKKVFAANLIPTLEPEIDIHSPQKGEAEVILKKYLLEELDKLDDNTLVMVKLSLPNVPDFYKELIDHPKVLRVLALSGGYKRSEADKKLAQNHGMIASFSRALLEDLTYQETDFEFETNLRFEIQEIYGASVAED
- a CDS encoding NAD(P)H-dependent oxidoreductase; amino-acid sequence: MVKTLVIVGHPNADNSGMQQFFKESVQNFFDVTYYYVEPELTSESIIEARQLLATHQRIVFQFPVYWYSMPGQLKIWLDEVLETQASQTSLSGKELGLVVNFGVAEKGFQAGAKERFTVSELFRPFEAMTHKLGMTYLPILSIFQFYYLTELEQQKLAVRYQEYLTKENNTSFLTKERWMLERLNYFLTKETHSERYQKIQIVLDQMNENRDLLTSLEESLDWLKEGE
- a CDS encoding ATP-binding cassette domain-containing protein — encoded protein: MGIQLKDMSKSVDGLLVLNDINLTLKDQTIYGLIGQNNSGKTTLLRVLANLRYPSEGYVEIDSEDIFEQPKVMSKVYFQSQDAIYPKHATLKKIMKWMNDFYASFQIDSCRALLFKYALKDTQRFAQLSIQEQMIFRCCLACSIDTDYLLLDDPTFALDPSTQNALFQDILASYQRYPKTIVLSTHSIIEIERLVDRIIIIEDGQVIVEDAVKELTDHVYVVEGTEREMRDFLKQRNVLGQDYLNGNIRAYTRLTTEELTKATHLSVKSMNLQELFIQLTRNPFQESGVSL
- a CDS encoding bifunctional metallophosphatase/5'-nucleotidase translates to MTKKIHFIHTNDIHSHFERWPKIRRMIQEQKIAAKSSGIDCITVDVGDFMDRNHPLTESTHGRANVRLMNQAHYDAVTIGNNEGITNSYQQLNALYDRKNFPVILSNLLDSKSLVTPKWAESYRIITTESGLRIGLIGLTAPMELTYQTYGWTLVDIKDVLDSLLPLLRPQVDCLILLSHLGLPDDKLIAENYPMIDIIFGSHTHHLLENGLIWNDVMLVAAGRFGEYVGLVEVTYPDSNKQEISAVTYCVDDLPNVASDLEEVEMLQQLGIDNLTNQVITQLPKTLYRENTLIDCTLKAMKEAGNSSIALINSGLFLKDLKKGPVTALDLHQCLPHPMNLISVRLMGSDLIRLMKEIEKNRAFLRNFPIIGLKFRGKVFGEMCYDGINYDHVSKQVTHEGKQIQLDKVYQLVTVDHIMFVPFFPTIEIAGNVKLIGSDFLRNVLGDYLSRVNSLKKKDDLG
- a CDS encoding YutD family protein → MNDKKNSDKELEKDAIIEELTASEQKRQALLASFSPDSFSLGKGTYRLVYDYREGFDYEKLLDRYQEILEKYDYIVGDWGYDQLRLKGFFKDDFKNAAIDAKISHLSDYLYEYCNFGCAYFVIEQIGEFQRKGRDTSSTHNQKKNKKNPRAPKNSKDVKRKDNFKRRDRQDVKHTAEKKQAPTKKNSQQPNNKKRTFKMRQKERD
- a CDS encoding TIGR01457 family HAD-type hydrolase; protein product: MSYKGYLIDLDGTIYLGEKPISAGKRFVEKLQQKELPFLFVTNNTTRTPVQIKEKLAKVCDIHVSADTIYTASLATVDYMHEQGLGNKVYIIGETGLHEAINHAGFIIEEKVPDYVVVGLDTEINYEKFVTATLAIQNGAHFIGTNPDKNIPTHRGLLPGAGSFISLLETATQQQAILIGKPQSIIMESALRVMGLNKEDVIMVGDNYETDIKAGINNGIDSLLVLTGFTKKKHVPDLASPPTHILNSLDDWRF
- a CDS encoding TIGR01906 family membrane protein — encoded protein: MSRWFQRLSVGCLLLSLITLSVALTINSKWLFSLDIRYLDIVDSVGLSKDTLMHNYNVLLDYLNYFWVKQLNLPDFSSSTSGLLHFWDVKKLFQFNYAILLITIFPSIFFLKKYYKSKTMWLLIKPLSWFLAILLSLIVLMIIAFDQFFVFFHEIFFTNDDWLFDPITDPIITMLPQEFFLHCFILFFILLIFMILGLILLGKYQLKELLKKS